One genomic region from Evansella sp. LMS18 encodes:
- a CDS encoding metallophosphoesterase, which translates to MNYFLIIGAILCFPFLILFYMYQLARSYEVTEEQINLPVRMEEKKVLFITDIHFRKLDKKMFASFFPVDYVFIGGDLAEKGVPEENIKNNLSILNSLGQVFFIWGNNDYEFGEEKLRKLLVDNGVTLIENEAHIFEEQEEYWSIAGVEDLSTGRTCAVKALNSARGPVIFLTHNPDAAVLTWGRSEVAAVLAGHTHGGQIRLGPFGIAEEGGWKVRGGKPLFISNGFGTTGIHLRLGAKPQFHLFRLRGKS; encoded by the coding sequence GTGAATTATTTTTTGATTATTGGAGCCATTTTATGTTTTCCCTTTTTAATTCTGTTTTATATGTACCAGCTGGCAAGGAGCTATGAAGTGACAGAAGAACAGATTAACCTCCCTGTAAGGATGGAAGAAAAAAAGGTTCTTTTTATAACAGACATCCATTTCCGGAAACTTGATAAAAAAATGTTCGCTTCATTTTTCCCGGTCGATTATGTTTTTATCGGCGGAGATCTTGCAGAAAAGGGAGTGCCGGAAGAAAATATTAAAAATAATTTATCAATCCTCAATTCTCTGGGGCAGGTTTTTTTTATATGGGGAAATAATGATTATGAATTCGGCGAAGAAAAATTAAGGAAGCTCCTGGTGGACAATGGTGTTACATTGATTGAAAATGAGGCGCATATTTTTGAAGAACAAGAGGAATACTGGAGTATTGCTGGAGTAGAAGACTTAAGCACAGGGCGCACATGTGCAGTGAAAGCATTGAACTCAGCCAGAGGACCGGTTATTTTTCTTACGCATAATCCGGACGCAGCTGTTCTGACCTGGGGAAGAAGTGAAGTAGCGGCAGTCCTTGCAGGGCATACACACGGGGGACAGATAAGGCTTGGTCCATTCGGAATAGCTGAAGAAGGCGGCTGGAAAGTACGGGGAGGAAAACCTCTGTTCATTAGCAACGGATTTGGTACCACGGGTATTCACTTAAGACTGGGCGCAAAACCTCAGTTCCATTTGTTCAGGCTGAGAGGAAAAAGCTAA
- a CDS encoding formate--tetrahydrofolate ligase: MSQNVKSDIEIAQEANMVPIKDLVKELELSEDEWEPYGHYKAKLSLSVMDRLESKQNGKVILVTAINPTPAGEGKSTVTVGLGQALNKIGKKAIIALREPSLGPTMGIKGGAAGGGYSQVVPMEDINLHFTGDIHAITTAHNALSAIIDNHIHRGNELNIDVRRITWKRVMDMNDRALRNVVVGLGGPLQGMPRQDGFDITVASEIMAILCLSKDLKDLKERIAKIVVGYTPQEEPVTVKDLGAEGALTLLLKEAIKPNLVQTLENTPALIHGGPFANIAHGCNSVIATKMASKLGDYVVTEAGFGADLGAEKFLDIKTRAGDIDPALVVIVATIRALKMHGGVPKEQLKEENVEALKAGLTNLEKHVETIRQFGLPHVVAINKFVHDTEEEISVLKNWCDEQGINVELADIWAKGGEGGKELAERVTDEIEKSDKNFQHLYDLDTSIKEKVEAIATKVYGAREVVFSGQALKQIVTYEKNGWGNLPVCMAKTQYSLSDDPTKLGRPEDFTITVRELKPSVGAGFIVALTGNVMTMPGLPKEPAAMKMDVDENGKAVGLF, from the coding sequence ATGAGTCAAAATGTAAAGTCAGATATTGAAATAGCCCAGGAAGCGAATATGGTTCCTATTAAGGATCTGGTAAAGGAACTGGAATTATCAGAGGATGAATGGGAGCCGTACGGGCATTACAAAGCAAAGCTCTCGTTATCAGTAATGGACAGGCTGGAAAGTAAGCAGAACGGCAAAGTCATTCTTGTTACTGCGATTAACCCCACTCCGGCGGGGGAAGGGAAATCCACAGTCACAGTGGGGCTTGGCCAGGCACTGAATAAAATCGGTAAAAAAGCGATCATTGCACTGAGAGAACCATCATTAGGCCCAACCATGGGGATTAAAGGGGGAGCTGCAGGGGGAGGATACTCCCAGGTTGTACCTATGGAAGATATCAACCTCCATTTCACTGGCGACATTCACGCTATTACTACAGCCCATAATGCTCTTTCAGCTATCATCGATAATCATATCCACCGGGGAAATGAGCTGAATATAGACGTTCGCCGAATAACGTGGAAACGTGTCATGGATATGAATGACCGTGCTTTGAGAAATGTTGTTGTCGGCCTCGGTGGACCATTGCAAGGAATGCCAAGGCAGGATGGTTTCGATATTACGGTTGCTTCAGAAATCATGGCGATCTTATGTCTGTCAAAGGATCTGAAAGACCTTAAGGAGCGTATTGCTAAAATTGTAGTAGGCTATACTCCGCAGGAAGAACCGGTTACTGTAAAGGACCTCGGTGCGGAAGGAGCCTTAACATTACTCCTTAAGGAAGCGATTAAACCGAACCTTGTGCAGACACTTGAAAACACACCTGCACTCATACATGGCGGTCCATTTGCAAACATTGCACATGGCTGCAACAGTGTAATTGCGACTAAAATGGCTTCCAAGCTTGGTGATTATGTTGTTACAGAGGCTGGCTTCGGAGCAGACTTAGGAGCTGAGAAATTTCTCGACATAAAAACAAGAGCAGGAGATATTGACCCTGCCCTCGTTGTAATTGTAGCAACTATAAGAGCCCTTAAAATGCACGGTGGCGTTCCGAAAGAGCAGCTTAAGGAAGAAAATGTGGAAGCACTGAAAGCCGGTCTTACAAACCTTGAAAAGCATGTAGAAACAATTCGCCAGTTTGGCCTGCCGCACGTAGTAGCTATAAATAAATTCGTCCATGACACGGAAGAGGAAATCTCTGTTCTAAAGAACTGGTGTGATGAGCAGGGGATTAACGTAGAGCTTGCAGACATCTGGGCAAAAGGCGGAGAAGGCGGTAAAGAGCTTGCGGAAAGAGTAACTGATGAGATTGAGAAATCTGATAAAAACTTCCAGCATCTTTACGACTTAGACACCTCAATCAAAGAGAAGGTGGAGGCCATAGCCACGAAGGTGTACGGCGCCAGAGAAGTGGTGTTCTCAGGTCAGGCATTGAAACAGATTGTCACTTATGAGAAAAATGGCTGGGGGAATCTCCCTGTCTGTATGGCCAAAACTCAGTATTCACTATCTGATGATCCGACAAAGCTTGGACGTCCTGAAGATTTTACAATCACAGTAAGAGAACTGAAGCCTTCTGTTGGAGCAGGGTTTATCGTTGCCCTTACAGGGAATGTTATGACAATGCCAGGACTGCCAAAGGAACCTGCAGCCATGAAAATGGATGTGGACGAAAACGGCAAAGCAGTTGGTTTATTCTAG
- a CDS encoding DUF2663 family protein has product MGQDISGANNKEYHLFIIDALIQAKKKEKKAEKQMYRAAIIFFSVLILGAVYIFLRLNQAGPGGSYLTFLLDDSLLMIWIAALFLCFYNFNNKAKYFDKKEKDFEELKEDVIDRADDIWHSPSGSRNRLREYHELNDKYDINLFHK; this is encoded by the coding sequence ATGGGACAGGATATATCAGGAGCAAACAATAAGGAATATCATCTGTTTATTATTGATGCATTAATTCAGGCTAAAAAGAAAGAAAAAAAGGCAGAAAAGCAGATGTACAGAGCTGCGATTATTTTTTTCAGCGTTTTAATCTTAGGTGCGGTTTATATTTTTCTTCGTTTAAATCAGGCAGGACCAGGCGGTTCTTATCTAACCTTTCTTCTTGATGACAGTCTGCTGATGATTTGGATTGCGGCCCTTTTCTTATGCTTTTATAACTTTAATAATAAAGCGAAATACTTTGACAAAAAGGAAAAAGACTTTGAGGAATTGAAAGAGGATGTCATTGACCGGGCGGATGATATATGGCACTCGCCAAGCGGCTCCCGGAACAGGTTAAGGGAATACCATGAGCTGAACGATAAATATGATATTAATTTATTTCATAAGTAA